From the genome of Cuculus canorus isolate bCucCan1 chromosome 4, bCucCan1.pri, whole genome shotgun sequence:
CAGGACCACAATTCATAGCCAATTCAGAAGAGGTTCGTCTTCGTTCCTTCACTACTACAATCCACAAAGTAAATAGCATGGTGGCTTACAAGAGGGATTCCGTTCCCTAAGACGGGGTCGGAGGGGGGAGGTTGTACATATCCTGTCACCTTGTATAGTGTCCGTTCATAGTGCAGCTAAGTCGTAAACACATCATTAATGTTGCTCTTGCTGGAGTTTGATACAGAAGAACTGTAACGTGTTTGTCTGTGATAAGGTGCTGTAACACCGGAGTGAGCTGGCAGTTTTTAAAGAGGTCTGAAGAAAGTGTTTATAGTGATAAGTATAAGCCAAACTAATGCTGTATTAAGGATACTGTATTCACTACAAAAACTGCCTACATCTAGGATTGATTGCTACATTGGTGTTCAAATCCTGTAATTTAGTATTCTAAGATTACTATGAACTGCCTTCCATTAGCAGGCTTAGGTTCTCTCTAGCACTAAAAAATCTGACTCCTGACATGCTTATGCTCCATATTAAAAGCCTCTGCTGTTTTATTACCAGAAATCCTAAAACCAATCAACAGGACAATTCTGTATTTGTACCTGTTTACAATCAAAGCAGCTGATTATCAAAAACATCTTACACACATGAAGCCTTCCATATTCGTGACTGTTGGATTAGTTCTGGGGATGGTGGTGTTTAGGTCACTGTCATATGTCTCTAGTGTCTGTCGAGCATTTTATATGTTTGTATTCCTGTTTTACAGAATAAAGTTTCAAATTTTATAGTGTTCTCTAATTCAAAGTCTgtagtatttaatattttaggtGGTTTCATACATGCTACACTTTAGTTTGTAAACTTTCATAGAACCAATACCCTAAAGGCATCCTGCTTCCATTGTTAAACTGTTTCATCTGAGTCTCAGAACTACTGTTGTGGAGTCAATATGAAATCCACTCAGGGATAAGCCCTGAATGTAATTTGTTCCCACTTAAGCCTTTTAACAGCCATAGTGACTTCCACATTTGTTAAACAGCACAGCacatttcctgctttcttcaaACATTTTTGTACTGGGATAAATTAGGGATTTAAAATTGTAAGTGGTAACAGAAATTCCAGGctcttccatgttttttttttttcttgtttccttcacCAAAATCACTTTATCCAGAGTATTTTAACTCTTCCAGAGTTGTATACTACTTCTTAGAATAGTATAAATTCAgaggtttatttaaaaagactTTCATTACATGTACTCCACCACTGTATTGCAAAACTTCTGGGCTTTCCTACCAGGAAAGTTCTCCAGCAGCCCCaagacagaactgaaaaagcagcttttgggCAGCCAGTAGCACAAATCatgggtttttaaaaaataaatatgatctGGGTACCTCCAAAAAGTATTACATTATTCACTATTGGGGCTTGCACTGCAGTAACAGCAGAACACAGAGTGTTCTGCCGCTTGTCAGCAGTACCCTTCACCAGGTGACtgcactgcccccccccccctttccacTTCAAGGAGTGGACTTCAGGCGCTTCCCCTGGAGGACGAGATCAAAGCTCTGACTGCGAGTCAGCTGTACAGAAATTTAAGTCAGGAACTGACCCCCACTCCTATACACCAAGGACGAGACCAGGAAGTGACTGCTACAGAACCAGCAGTAATGAGTACTAAAAATATCCTTGTTTTGTGGCAATACAGAAGTCAGATTGTTCTGAGAAGTTCTAGTCCCTTCTTTCTTGGAccaaatacaatttttcttcttcaagaagAACCAACCCAAAGTCCGTCTCCATCAtcatgtactttttttccttcttttatggAGGCACCAACAGTCAAATCACACCACCGCATAGAGATCACAGCCATGAAAACTGTGGGAGCAGGACAGGTTATAAATCCCGAAGCTTTCACAAAGACCCTGtagaactggaaagaaagaaaacaaaccagtcACAACAATGCATTCCCCCAGAAGTTAATTCTTTATGGAAATGTCCAACAGGATTTGCCCATACTTAAGGGGACCCACACCCTTCATCCATTTCCCTTACTCTGAGGGTCTCTTCTGGAGAGTGAACAATCAAAACCAAAGGAGCTCTCCTCATCTACGATGGCAGCGTACCTATTCTCAGGAAACCAGATAAAGGATAAGCTTTAGAAGCTATGCAACAGACATTACTCACCTGACTAGTTCAGTTGACGGATGAGCTGGTTGATGGCATCGCCTCTGCAGCCAGGCTTACCCATCTCCTTGAGGAAACCCACTCTGTTCCGGGAAGCATGGCGAGCCACCGACAGATGGAACGGCCACAGAAAGTTTGTGACTTTTTTGAAATACTTCCCAGCTGAGTAGATTTCATGAATGAGGTCTTCCAGGCAAATAATACCACAGCTCCctgcagggaaaacaaactaatttaaaaaaccctcaacaaagcaacaaaaagccCCTCACAGACAACTGTACAATCCTTCCCACACTGCTCCAGAACTGCCAGTCCTCCACACACGGATCTAGCAAgattcctctccctcccctcctaGGTCAAACTGCAAACTGTCAATATCTGTCCCTTCCCTTGATAAACTTCATTTTCtcaccctcctcctcacctAAATGTTCCTCTATCAGCATGTTGTCCGTCAGAGGCACCCTCTTTCTCTTGATCTTGGCTTGGCCCCGTTTCAGGATAAGCTCTCGTACAGATTTCAGGTTAGGGtgtctgtgcaaaaaaaaaacaagaatcaGATTCTGTGACAGACAGACAGCATACAGCGGGAAGTCCCATCCCACTGCTTTGTACAGAGGTGGGAAAGTAAATTGAGCTCTGATTAGAACAATGTGAAAGGGGACAATAACAAGTTTTATATTTGAAGTTGACAAAGTTTTTACCATTTTTGGAAAAGCCAGCTATGGATTTGTGATACCAGATGAGGAATCAAAAAGCTATGCCATTTACAGACAAGCTACTACCAAGTCACAGGACTAGTACTCACCCCCATGCCACATAAGGTTCCACAATCCGCAGCATCTTCAGTGATAAAGGATTCAGTTTAACAAACATTCCAGTGAAATTTTTTCTTAGCCGCAGCAACTCAAGCACTCTTTTTACCCTCCTACTCACTCCCTTAacactgagacagaaaaaacaacacTGTTAGTAACCAGGCATCTCTAATGCCTCACCAAAAGATCTCGGATTAACGGCAAGGAGACATGTCTGGGTTGATCGCCCTTCCTTTGCTTGAAAATACGACACAACAACTACAAACAGTAGCAATGGTAAAAATAAAGAGTGACAGAAGTCCCTTACTCTGCAATCCGCATAACAAAGGCTAGTTTGTGCTCCTGAGGTACCGCTGTCTGTCCAGGCCTCTGCTCCATGCGCCTCAGCCGCGTGTCATCTCGGTGTTTGCGCCACGAATCTCTAACAAAAGCCTCAAGGCGTTTAAATTGGATTTGTTTGCCCCTCTGGAGCTAAAGACAAAAGGATAAGAAATCATCATCCTTCCCGACAGTCTCTGAGGTTTGTATCTCAAAGGCCAGGTGAAATTCAGAAGGTGGTGAACTACGGTCTTTCAGTTTTGGAGGCTctaaggagaaaataaatttgatgATCTAGCCCAAGACAGACAAAACTGAGGGGCAACGTGAATTTACAAGCAGGTAGCTACAATTTATGAACAGTGAACAAAGTTTTTTCtcaggaaataaataagaaaaacagagcaagacCGCAGATACTTCTAGGCACGAGAGAAATCAAACGGAAGCATCTGTAGCCACAGACAGACAGATCCTCACAACTACATACACAGCTCAGCCAAGCACCAGGAAATCCAAAAACAACCTATGGATCTGAGTAAAACACACGTCACAGCAATACCCTAGTGTGACTCAGATTTACCATCCAACAGAAAACAACTGGGTTTAAGGTTCTTTTCTAtaaaagcacacacacagaaaacatcCAAGCATTTAAAAACTATCAAGTATTATGAATTTAAACAGATAACACCCAGGACTTAAAATTCTTTTCAGAACGCTGGGAAAATGTCaagcttttattaaattaaaaagacatGTAAATGGCTATCCTTAGCTCAGGAACAAGTACGTCCCCTTAAATCATAGTGCTTTCTCACAGGAACATGTGCTGAACACGCATGGCAGTTACCCAATAATATATCAgatattttagttctaaaatacTCTGATAATTTACCCATATTTAACGTTATGTGTCTTCTGTCCCATTTCACCTCATAAATGACCcaagaaattgttttgaaatttcaaaGCAGGCAGATCCCATCAAAATCTCATCAATAATGTCGTCTACCCAAGAAGATTCTTAAAAAGTGgctatttttcatattattattaacattatttttcatgcttccACTTCCACTTTGGAAACAGAGCAAGCCacttatatatttaaaaacataaacacaGTATCTAACAAAAACAGCAGGAGTTTTGCACATAATCCCACTGATTCCAGAGAAATAGTTTCATGGAGAAAGCTTTAAGCCACTTACAAGACAGGCACCGTCTCTATCAGCTAAAATACAGCAGAACAGGGCTCCAATTCTGAAACTCAAAGGtttgctgagctctgctggTCTGGGAACCACACACTGTGCACAGGAAGTCTCTGCATTAGCAACATGGCAATTGTTgtctgatactgaaaatgccaacAAATACGTTCTCGTTTTGGAGTTTGAGAAAGCCAGCACCCTTTAATCAGGCCTAGGCAACATGAGGCAGTGATCCTCATCAGTTCTGTGCAGCGAGATCAGTGCTGaggacagaatatatttcccacttacatgcatatggataaattttcccagaaatcttacgcacattctattcctttccaaggactcaATTTAATGCTATTaagaacttcacaacagtcagctctcttgctaatttggagccagctctgcgTGAGgttgcatttgagatggggaaaggctgcacaCAGGTGATCACAGAGgcagacatctgttcagcagagACCATACTGAGCACAGGACATGGTCATCTCCAAAGAAttaacagtgtctggaaaaacactgcttgaaagaaaatacGCTATCAGAGGGACACTCTAACTTTCAACAAATACtattacttagatgaaacttaactctactttagcttaaataaaaaatctccACTTTTTTAACAGTAACAACTTCCTAGATggtgcccaggcctgataaagggtgtttgctttcctaactccaaaacgagtcttaggGAGTTTACTTGCCAGCTTTTTCAGTATCAGGCGACACCGAGGGAGCTATTCCCAATGGATCCTGTGCAGAGATCAGAGGTGGGATAGGATGGATTTCCCACTCACATGCACAGGGATAAATTCCCCAGACACCTCATACACGTTCTGTTTCTTCCCAAGTACTCACTTTAATGTTACTGTGAATTTCCCAACAGCCAACTCTCTTCCTGATTTagagctttggagccagctctgcctgaatGATacaagagtttatttgctggcatattcagtgttattttcttgcatctgagatggggaaaggctgcagacagaggcTATCACACAAGACACTTAAGACACTGAACAACAGcacactgaacacaaggt
Proteins encoded in this window:
- the RPL7L1 gene encoding 60S ribosomal protein L7-like 1; the protein is MAEEESRRRIPLVPENLLKKRKAYQAIKATQAKQALLNKRKLQRGKQIQFKRLEAFVRDSWRKHRDDTRLRRMEQRPGQTAVPQEHKLAFVMRIADVKGVSRRVKRVLELLRLRKNFTGMFVKLNPLSLKMLRIVEPYVAWGHPNLKSVRELILKRGQAKIKRKRVPLTDNMLIEEHLGSCGIICLEDLIHEIYSAGKYFKKVTNFLWPFHLSVARHASRNRVGFLKEMGKPGCRGDAINQLIRQLN